A window of the Natronomonas salina genome harbors these coding sequences:
- a CDS encoding NAD(P)/FAD-dependent oxidoreductase: protein MHVVVVGGGLAGLVAARRLAESGAEVELFERDDRVGGRVRSREVEGFTLDRGFQVLFTGYPAARRELDLDALDLRAFAPGATVAKPNHRSTLADPRGDPGAALPTLLNRDVTTRDKLRLFRLQGDLRDRSVDEILTGEETTIREYLDERGFSSAFVEHFAEPFYGGITLDRSLSTSSRVFEYTFKMLAESETVVPADGMAAIPEQLRSRAEAAGATLRTGRPVTDLEVDGEKVIVEAGNERVFPDAVVVATDPPTAGELTGVETPTDARACVTVHCSLPDRQELDTGSRIVLNAADTEPNTVAPMSAAAPEYAPEGRQLLFATFLGEQEADDEALGAEVRSALEAWYPENSFGDLEVLAVDRIDFAQFAQPPGFRAELPAVDAPDGPVVLAGDYTQWSSIQGALESGRQAAEAVLEERA from the coding sequence ATGCACGTCGTCGTGGTCGGCGGGGGACTGGCGGGACTGGTGGCCGCGCGGCGCCTCGCCGAATCGGGCGCCGAGGTGGAACTGTTCGAGCGGGACGACCGGGTCGGCGGCCGGGTCCGCTCCCGGGAGGTCGAGGGGTTCACGCTGGACCGCGGGTTCCAGGTCCTCTTCACCGGGTACCCGGCGGCCCGGCGGGAACTCGACCTCGACGCCCTCGACCTCCGGGCGTTCGCGCCCGGCGCGACCGTCGCGAAGCCGAACCACCGGTCGACGCTGGCGGACCCCCGGGGCGACCCCGGCGCGGCGCTGCCGACGCTGCTGAACCGCGACGTCACGACGCGCGACAAGCTCCGGCTGTTCCGGCTGCAGGGCGACCTCCGGGACCGGTCCGTCGACGAGATACTGACCGGCGAGGAGACGACGATCCGGGAGTACCTCGACGAAAGGGGGTTCTCGTCGGCGTTCGTCGAGCACTTCGCCGAGCCGTTCTACGGCGGGATCACGCTCGACCGGTCGCTCTCGACGTCGAGCCGGGTGTTCGAGTACACATTCAAGATGCTCGCCGAGAGCGAGACGGTCGTCCCCGCGGACGGGATGGCGGCCATCCCCGAGCAGCTCCGGAGTCGCGCCGAGGCCGCCGGAGCGACCCTCCGGACTGGACGGCCGGTGACGGACCTCGAGGTCGACGGCGAGAAGGTGATCGTCGAGGCCGGCAACGAGCGGGTGTTCCCCGACGCCGTCGTGGTCGCGACGGACCCCCCGACCGCCGGCGAGCTGACGGGCGTCGAGACGCCGACCGACGCGCGCGCCTGCGTGACGGTCCACTGCTCGCTCCCGGACCGACAAGAGCTGGACACCGGCTCCCGCATCGTCCTGAACGCGGCGGACACGGAGCCGAACACGGTCGCGCCGATGTCCGCGGCGGCCCCGGAGTACGCCCCCGAGGGGCGGCAACTGCTCTTTGCGACCTTCCTCGGCGAACAGGAGGCCGACGACGAGGCGCTCGGCGCCGAGGTCCGGTCGGCGCTCGAAGCGTGGTACCCGGAGAACAGCTTCGGCGACCTGGAGGTGCTGGCCGTCGACCGGATCGACTTCGCGCAGTTCGCGCAGCCGCCGGGGTTCCGAGCGGAGCTGCCGGCGGTCGACGCCCCCGACGGGCCGGTGGTCCTCGCCGGCGACTACACGCAGTGGTCGTCCATCCAGGGCGCCCTCGAGAGCGGCAGGCAGGCGGCCGAGGCCGTTCTCGAGGAGCGGGCGTAG
- a CDS encoding metallophosphoesterase, protein MEFEPRDRAVYVPAADALVCADLHVGRDAASNVELRLGEHEDLTERFAALLDRYDPAAAVIGGDLLHSFSGLPTGVMETVRGIEQAADAVDCELIVTPGNHDTMLEELWDRRREPEYRLDGTDVVVTHGHVEPVGDAEWYVVGHDHPTIEIEGTRRPCYLYGPGQYEGAGVLMLPSFSRLPAGVAINDMYSGDFQSPLITDANALRPIVRDEAADETHEFPPLGEFRRML, encoded by the coding sequence ATGGAGTTCGAGCCGCGTGACCGAGCGGTGTACGTCCCGGCCGCCGACGCGCTTGTCTGTGCCGACCTGCACGTCGGCCGGGACGCCGCCTCGAACGTGGAGCTGCGGCTCGGCGAACACGAGGACCTCACCGAGCGCTTCGCGGCGCTGCTGGACCGCTACGATCCAGCCGCGGCCGTCATCGGCGGCGACCTCCTGCACTCGTTCAGCGGGCTGCCGACCGGCGTGATGGAGACCGTCCGCGGCATCGAACAGGCCGCCGACGCCGTCGATTGCGAGCTGATCGTCACGCCCGGCAACCACGACACGATGCTCGAGGAGCTGTGGGACCGCCGGCGGGAGCCCGAGTACCGCCTCGATGGGACCGACGTCGTCGTCACGCACGGGCACGTCGAGCCGGTCGGCGACGCGGAGTGGTACGTCGTCGGCCACGACCACCCGACCATCGAGATCGAGGGGACGCGGCGACCCTGCTACCTGTACGGTCCAGGCCAGTACGAGGGCGCGGGCGTGCTGATGCTCCCCTCCTTCAGCCGGCTCCCGGCCGGCGTCGCCATCAACGACATGTACTCCGGTGACTTCCAGTCGCCGCTGATCACCGACGCCAACGCGCTCAGACCCATCGTCCGGGACGAGGCCGCCGACGAGACCCACGAGTTCCCGCCGCTCGGGGAGTTCCGCCGGATGCTGTAG
- a CDS encoding MarR family transcriptional regulator, with amino-acid sequence MVDVLDNKRSATKFRVLVEIADRQPAVNQGEIAEAVGVTSQAVSEYIRELVDEGFVEKEARSRYRVTKQGVDWLFQQASDVRRFADHVTDDVLGSMQEDAAFATADVEAGDTVSLSIVDGLLHAAPGDEGPATGVATTDAESGEVVGVTGFAGIIDLEPGEVTVFQVSPIRSQYPDESDALGDAAADADLVAAAGVEAVAALRASGHEADVTFAAGEVAADAANRGLDVVVVSTTDLAGRVTDALRDAGLAYEVDDT; translated from the coding sequence ATGGTCGACGTCCTCGACAACAAGCGGTCCGCGACGAAGTTCCGCGTGCTCGTCGAGATCGCGGACCGCCAGCCGGCGGTCAACCAGGGGGAGATCGCGGAGGCGGTGGGTGTCACGAGCCAGGCGGTCTCGGAGTACATCCGCGAGCTCGTCGACGAGGGCTTCGTCGAGAAGGAGGCCCGCTCGCGGTACCGCGTCACGAAGCAGGGCGTCGACTGGCTGTTCCAGCAGGCCTCCGACGTCCGGCGGTTCGCCGACCACGTCACCGACGACGTCCTCGGGAGCATGCAGGAGGACGCCGCCTTCGCCACCGCCGACGTCGAGGCCGGCGACACCGTCTCGCTGTCCATCGTCGACGGCCTCCTCCACGCCGCTCCCGGCGACGAGGGGCCGGCGACCGGCGTCGCGACCACGGACGCCGAGTCCGGCGAGGTCGTCGGCGTCACGGGCTTCGCCGGCATCATCGACCTCGAACCCGGCGAGGTGACCGTCTTCCAGGTCTCTCCGATCCGCTCCCAGTACCCCGACGAGTCCGACGCGCTCGGCGACGCCGCCGCCGACGCGGACCTCGTCGCCGCCGCGGGCGTCGAGGCCGTCGCCGCGCTCCGTGCGTCCGGCCACGAGGCCGACGTCACCTTCGCCGCCGGCGAGGTCGCCGCCGACGCCGCCAACCGCGGCCTCGACGTGGTCGTCGTCTCGACGACCGACCTCGCCGGCCGGGTGACCGACGCGCTCCGCGACGCCGGTCTGGCCTACGAGGTCGACGACACCTGA
- a CDS encoding J domain-containing protein has protein sequence MRFRPSGTVAVDTFLALPRWLYVGVAVGLLTSVGVAAAFLVAARLFPDGNRTRGTRRSTEERRRVEIRRYLQAIGEGFVEDASVAGESVAFYLPTRDVAVTFDARTFLALERTPTYSILMEHEMPGVALGHRLPFETPDVFPDETEERAADRERERFAPGGESESAYATLGLPSGASDAAVRRAYRERVKEVHPDHGGDEAEFRRVREAYDTARQEAP, from the coding sequence ATGCGATTCCGTCCTAGTGGGACCGTGGCAGTCGACACGTTCCTCGCGCTCCCGCGCTGGCTGTACGTCGGCGTCGCCGTCGGCCTCCTGACGAGCGTTGGCGTCGCCGCGGCGTTCCTCGTCGCGGCCCGGCTCTTCCCGGACGGCAACCGCACCCGGGGAACCCGGCGCTCGACCGAGGAGCGCCGCCGCGTCGAGATCCGGCGGTACCTCCAGGCCATCGGTGAGGGGTTCGTCGAGGACGCCAGCGTCGCCGGCGAGTCCGTCGCGTTCTACCTCCCGACCCGGGACGTCGCGGTGACCTTCGACGCCCGGACGTTCCTCGCCCTGGAGCGGACCCCGACCTACAGCATCCTGATGGAACACGAGATGCCCGGCGTCGCGCTGGGCCACCGCCTCCCCTTCGAGACGCCGGACGTCTTCCCCGACGAGACCGAGGAGCGCGCCGCGGACCGCGAGCGAGAGCGCTTCGCACCGGGGGGCGAATCGGAATCTGCGTACGCGACGCTGGGGCTTCCGAGCGGCGCCAGCGACGCCGCCGTCCGTCGGGCCTACCGCGAGCGCGTCAAGGAGGTCCACCCCGACCACGGCGGCGACGAGGCGGAGTTCCGCCGGGTCCGCGAGGCGTACGACACCGCCCGCCAGGAGGCACCGTGA
- a CDS encoding proteasome assembly chaperone family protein produces MDEFDIETPATPDLEDPVLIEGLPGVGHVGKLAAEHLLEEFDGELVRRVYSEHFPPQVTVDEGRTELASAEVHAIRDADRDLLVLTGDHQAGDGPGHYRLADAYLDVADEFGVERIYALGGVPTGELVDEPDVVGAATTDGFIDDLEDVGVEFRENEPAGGIVGVSGLLLGLGERRGYEAACLMGETSGYLVDPKSARAVLEVLQQAVDFDVGYDALEDRAEEMEEVVKRIRQMEQSAAPSEEDLRYIG; encoded by the coding sequence ATGGACGAGTTCGACATCGAGACGCCGGCGACCCCCGACCTCGAGGACCCGGTGCTGATCGAGGGGCTGCCGGGCGTCGGTCACGTCGGGAAGCTGGCGGCCGAGCACCTGCTCGAGGAGTTCGACGGCGAGCTGGTGCGCCGCGTCTACTCCGAGCACTTCCCGCCGCAGGTGACCGTCGACGAGGGGCGGACGGAGCTGGCCTCCGCTGAGGTCCACGCCATCCGCGACGCCGACCGCGACCTGCTCGTGCTGACCGGCGACCACCAGGCCGGCGACGGCCCGGGCCACTATCGGCTCGCCGACGCCTACCTCGACGTCGCCGACGAGTTCGGCGTCGAGCGGATCTACGCACTCGGCGGCGTCCCGACCGGCGAACTGGTCGACGAACCGGACGTCGTCGGCGCCGCGACGACCGACGGCTTCATCGACGACCTCGAGGACGTCGGCGTCGAGTTCCGCGAGAACGAGCCCGCCGGCGGCATCGTCGGCGTCTCGGGGCTGCTCCTCGGGCTCGGCGAGCGTCGCGGCTACGAGGCCGCCTGCCTGATGGGCGAGACCAGCGGCTACCTCGTGGACCCGAAGAGCGCCCGGGCGGTCCTCGAGGTGCTCCAGCAGGCGGTCGACTTCGACGTCGGCTACGACGCCCTCGAGGACCGCGCCGAGGAGATGGAGGAGGTCGTCAAGCGCATCCGGCAGATGGAGCAGAGCGCCGCGCCGAGCGAGGAGGACCTCCGGTACATCGGCTGA
- a CDS encoding RNA-protein complex protein Nop10, with the protein MKSDIRVCSAWETAHDRPVYTLGEACPECGADAENSAPAPFNPEDPYGEYRRRARRSAD; encoded by the coding sequence GTGAAGTCCGACATCCGAGTGTGTTCGGCGTGGGAGACCGCCCACGACCGGCCGGTCTACACACTCGGTGAGGCGTGTCCGGAGTGCGGTGCTGACGCCGAGAACAGCGCACCGGCGCCGTTCAACCCCGAGGACCCCTACGGCGAGTACCGGCGGCGGGCGCGGCGCAGCGCCGACTGA
- a CDS encoding translation initiation factor IF-2 subunit alpha has product MKYSGWPTPGELVVGRVDEIEDFGVFVDLEEYEEKRGLVHVSEVASGWIKNVRDHVNEDQMVVCKVLEVDEDAQQVDLSIKDVNDHQRSEKVQEWKNEQKADKWMELAFGEDVDDDTFRRVANELIDEYGSLYDGFEQAAIHGPEALENTDLSDDELSAIVDTARENVSVPYVTVTGYVDLTAPGGEGVEDVREALEAAEGNGEVPDEVELDVTYVGAPEYRIRVKAPNYKTAESELEESAGRARQAIEAVGGTGDFHRERKTDEE; this is encoded by the coding sequence ATGAAATACAGCGGCTGGCCCACGCCTGGCGAACTCGTCGTCGGACGCGTCGACGAGATCGAGGACTTCGGGGTCTTCGTCGACCTCGAGGAGTACGAGGAGAAACGCGGGCTGGTCCACGTCAGCGAGGTCGCCTCCGGCTGGATCAAGAACGTCCGCGACCACGTCAACGAGGACCAGATGGTCGTCTGCAAGGTCCTGGAGGTCGACGAGGACGCCCAGCAGGTCGACCTCTCGATCAAGGACGTCAACGACCACCAGCGATCCGAGAAGGTCCAGGAGTGGAAGAACGAGCAGAAGGCCGACAAGTGGATGGAGCTGGCCTTCGGCGAGGACGTCGACGACGACACGTTCCGCCGGGTCGCCAACGAGCTCATCGACGAGTACGGCTCCCTCTACGACGGCTTCGAGCAGGCCGCCATCCACGGCCCCGAGGCCCTCGAGAACACCGACCTCTCGGACGACGAGCTGTCGGCCATCGTCGACACCGCCCGCGAGAACGTCTCGGTCCCGTACGTGACGGTGACCGGCTACGTCGACCTCACGGCCCCCGGCGGCGAGGGCGTCGAGGACGTCCGCGAGGCCCTGGAGGCCGCGGAGGGCAACGGCGAGGTCCCCGACGAGGTCGAACTCGACGTGACGTACGTCGGTGCCCCCGAGTACCGCATCCGCGTGAAGGCGCCGAACTACAAGACCGCCGAGTCGGAACTGGAGGAAAGCGCCGGCCGCGCCCGCCAGGCCATCGAGGCCGTCGGCGGGACTGGCGACTTCCATCGCGAACGGAAGACCGACGAGGAGTAG
- a CDS encoding 30S ribosomal protein S27e yields MAGNFFRVECPDCENEQVVFGKAASTVSCAVCGSTLATPTGGEADILGDVVETVEAR; encoded by the coding sequence ATGGCGGGCAACTTCTTCCGCGTCGAGTGTCCGGACTGCGAGAACGAGCAGGTGGTCTTCGGCAAGGCCGCCAGCACCGTCAGCTGTGCCGTCTGCGGTTCTACCCTGGCGACGCCGACCGGCGGCGAGGCCGACATCCTCGGCGACGTCGTCGAGACGGTCGAAGCGCGGTAA
- a CDS encoding 50S ribosomal protein L44e, producing MEMPRRFNSYCPHCNEHNEIEVEKVRTGRSSGTKWDARRTRRGKAVIGNAGRFSKVPGGDKPTKKTDLKYRCSDCGKAHLREGWRAGKLVFQE from the coding sequence ATGGAGATGCCACGCCGGTTCAACTCGTACTGTCCGCACTGCAACGAGCACAACGAGATAGAGGTCGAGAAGGTCCGGACGGGCCGGTCCTCGGGGACGAAGTGGGACGCCCGCCGCACCCGCCGCGGGAAGGCGGTCATCGGGAACGCGGGGCGCTTCTCCAAGGTGCCCGGTGGGGACAAGCCCACCAAGAAGACCGACCTGAAGTACCGCTGCAGCGACTGCGGCAAGGCCCACCTCCGCGAGGGATGGCGCGCCGGAAAGCTGGTCTTCCAGGAGTAA
- a CDS encoding HAH_0734 family protein — protein MRHLIIHGDPGIRKGAVIDYDGEEYVCYSIQRQGEWHGPERVQLWCTIGKEDEREAFERREYIPVHLDTDDVDAAAVDVIQAKAKPATK, from the coding sequence ATGAGGCACCTCATCATCCACGGGGACCCCGGGATCCGGAAGGGGGCCGTCATCGACTACGACGGCGAGGAGTACGTCTGCTACTCCATCCAGCGGCAGGGCGAGTGGCACGGCCCCGAGCGCGTCCAGCTGTGGTGTACGATCGGCAAAGAGGACGAACGCGAGGCCTTCGAACGCCGCGAGTACATACCGGTCCACCTCGACACCGACGATGTCGACGCCGCAGCCGTCGACGTGATCCAGGCGAAGGCCAAGCCCGCGACGAAGTAA
- a CDS encoding DUF2298 domain-containing protein encodes MEFGLVALWLAMYLVVGLATLPLAAALFPRFRDAGAAFAIPVGLTTVGVVGYLVGHVAFGWPALLVSLAAIVLASATVGDREAVDERAYAEAAAVFAVAFCFLVAVRSVSPAIAPLPLATGEKFLDYGLVRSTLRAGSLPPEDMWFAGESVRYYYGGQMLTALLTIFTGTAPRFAYNLALAGFYASLVTTAYGLAGAVAANRDAPVRVAAGLGAFFVGVAGNLHTAGQTLAWLLPNSLVTAIPGVSGESEALSWSPAEFSYWPASRVVDGAINEFPLFAWLNGDLHAHMMGTPFLLLVAALCFSYWLTPATERTRRRLLLVAVAPVVGLLAVVNTWDVPTAGGLVALTVAFAPSDPATLLPTSAAERLPEREGLAEEFRRDGLALVAAVALVVAGALVVLPFWLGSASTRSVGLFPSRTGMGQLLIVHGGFLLVFVPYLAGRVAGLVTVERPPRAIAWIVNAGVFCLGVWLAGFAALVLFGPLVAAAWLLLRERADAGFEALLMLAGFGLVLLVEFVYVVDPGAPERLNTVFKVYMQVWVLWAPAAGVALARLFDPAGALPSVDTPQWRTAGTALGVAVLLATGLYAGFAVPAHFEHDPVGADGPTLDGTAYTDAEYPDEAAAIDWLDDREGQPTIVTAAPGGYWWDYDRVDSDSYDKGASAPSSLTGVPTVLGWFHEAQYRGEAPYQRRLSDVGTIYEGSADRQTELFERYDVEYVYVGPVERRAYDLTVEDHPDLEVAFEQGSVVVYEVQG; translated from the coding sequence ATGGAGTTCGGGCTCGTCGCGCTGTGGCTCGCCATGTATCTCGTCGTCGGTCTCGCTACGCTCCCGCTGGCGGCCGCGCTGTTCCCCCGGTTCCGCGACGCCGGGGCCGCCTTCGCGATCCCGGTCGGACTTACGACCGTCGGCGTCGTCGGGTACCTCGTCGGCCACGTCGCCTTCGGCTGGCCGGCTCTGCTGGTCTCTCTCGCCGCCATCGTCCTCGCGAGCGCGACCGTCGGCGACCGCGAGGCCGTCGACGAGCGCGCCTACGCCGAGGCCGCCGCCGTCTTCGCCGTCGCCTTCTGCTTTCTCGTCGCCGTCCGTTCGGTCTCGCCCGCCATCGCGCCGCTCCCGCTGGCCACCGGCGAGAAGTTCCTCGACTACGGGCTGGTCCGGTCGACGCTCCGGGCCGGCTCGCTCCCGCCTGAGGACATGTGGTTCGCCGGCGAGAGCGTCAGGTACTACTACGGCGGCCAGATGCTCACGGCACTCCTCACGATCTTCACCGGCACCGCCCCGCGGTTCGCCTACAACCTCGCGCTGGCGGGATTCTACGCGTCCCTCGTCACGACGGCCTACGGGCTGGCCGGCGCGGTCGCCGCGAACCGCGACGCCCCGGTCCGGGTCGCCGCGGGCCTCGGCGCGTTCTTCGTCGGCGTCGCCGGGAACCTCCACACCGCGGGGCAGACCCTCGCGTGGCTGCTCCCGAACTCGCTCGTTACCGCTATCCCGGGGGTGAGCGGCGAGTCGGAGGCGCTGTCGTGGTCGCCGGCGGAGTTCTCCTACTGGCCGGCGAGCCGGGTCGTCGACGGCGCGATAAACGAGTTCCCGCTGTTCGCGTGGCTCAACGGCGACCTCCACGCCCACATGATGGGTACGCCGTTCCTGCTGCTCGTCGCGGCGCTGTGTTTCAGCTACTGGCTGACGCCGGCGACGGAGCGGACGCGCCGGCGACTCCTCCTGGTCGCGGTCGCGCCGGTCGTCGGGCTGCTGGCGGTCGTCAACACGTGGGACGTCCCGACGGCCGGCGGGCTGGTCGCGCTCACGGTCGCCTTCGCACCGAGCGATCCCGCGACGCTGTTGCCGACGTCGGCCGCCGAGCGCCTCCCCGAACGCGAGGGGCTGGCCGAGGAGTTCCGCCGCGACGGGCTGGCGCTGGTCGCGGCCGTCGCGCTCGTCGTCGCGGGCGCGCTGGTCGTATTGCCGTTCTGGCTCGGCAGCGCGTCGACCCGGAGCGTCGGACTGTTCCCCTCGCGCACCGGCATGGGACAGTTGCTGATCGTCCACGGCGGCTTCCTGCTGGTCTTCGTCCCGTATCTCGCGGGTCGGGTCGCCGGGCTCGTCACCGTCGAACGGCCGCCGCGAGCGATCGCCTGGATCGTCAACGCCGGGGTCTTCTGCCTCGGGGTCTGGCTGGCCGGGTTCGCGGCGCTGGTGCTGTTCGGCCCGCTCGTCGCGGCGGCGTGGCTGCTGCTCCGGGAGCGCGCCGACGCCGGGTTCGAGGCGCTGCTGATGCTCGCCGGCTTCGGTCTCGTCCTCCTCGTCGAGTTCGTCTACGTCGTCGACCCGGGCGCCCCCGAGCGGCTGAACACCGTCTTCAAGGTGTACATGCAGGTGTGGGTGCTCTGGGCGCCGGCGGCCGGCGTCGCGCTCGCGCGGCTGTTCGACCCCGCCGGCGCGCTGCCGTCGGTCGACACGCCCCAGTGGCGGACCGCGGGCACCGCCCTCGGCGTGGCGGTGCTCCTGGCGACGGGCCTGTACGCCGGCTTCGCCGTTCCAGCGCACTTCGAGCACGACCCCGTCGGCGCCGACGGACCGACGCTCGACGGGACGGCGTACACCGACGCGGAGTACCCCGACGAGGCGGCCGCTATCGACTGGCTGGACGACCGCGAGGGCCAGCCGACCATCGTGACCGCGGCACCGGGCGGGTACTGGTGGGACTACGACCGGGTCGACAGCGATAGTTACGACAAGGGGGCGTCGGCGCCGTCGAGCCTCACCGGCGTCCCGACCGTCCTCGGGTGGTTCCACGAGGCGCAGTACCGCGGCGAGGCACCCTACCAGCGGCGGCTCTCGGACGTCGGGACGATCTACGAGGGGTCGGCCGACCGGCAGACCGAACTCTTCGAGCGCTACGACGTCGAGTACGTCTACGTCGGCCCCGTCGAACGGCGAGCGTACGACCTCACCGTCGAGGACCACCCGGACCTCGAGGTGGCCTTCGAGCAGGGTTCGGTCGTCGTCTACGAGGTACAGGGCTGA
- a CDS encoding glycosyltransferase: protein MTSLGVVVPAFHPDVDRLNTYLEALHSKLSPHVLRVELDAADAETQEAVASFDLPVEVHSVPYRRGKGAAITEGFESLDTDRLAFVDADGSTPAAELARIVAKLGAADVAVGSRRHPDARVVGHQTFARRFLGDGFAWLARRLLDAELYDYQCGAKALSADAWSRVRSHLYESGFAWDIELVAMAAAIGLEIEEVPIEWEDMPGSTVDPISTSLSLGAALLAARHRAKRLQDSRIHGAIAATREGSLPLVERERADDGGR from the coding sequence ATGACGAGTCTCGGGGTCGTCGTCCCCGCCTTCCACCCCGACGTCGACCGGCTGAACACGTACCTCGAAGCCCTCCATTCGAAGCTCTCCCCCCACGTCCTCCGCGTCGAGCTGGACGCCGCCGACGCGGAGACCCAGGAAGCCGTCGCCTCGTTCGACCTCCCCGTCGAGGTGCACTCGGTCCCCTACCGCCGCGGCAAGGGCGCCGCGATCACCGAGGGGTTCGAGTCGCTGGACACAGACCGGCTCGCGTTCGTCGACGCCGACGGGAGCACGCCCGCGGCCGAACTCGCGCGCATCGTGGCCAAACTCGGAGCCGCCGACGTCGCCGTCGGGTCGCGACGCCACCCCGACGCGCGGGTCGTCGGCCACCAGACGTTCGCCCGGCGGTTCCTCGGCGACGGCTTCGCCTGGCTCGCCCGGCGTCTGCTCGACGCGGAGCTGTACGACTACCAGTGCGGTGCGAAGGCGCTGTCCGCGGACGCGTGGAGCAGGGTGCGCAGCCACCTCTACGAGTCGGGGTTCGCCTGGGACATCGAACTCGTCGCGATGGCTGCCGCCATCGGCCTTGAGATCGAGGAGGTACCGATCGAGTGGGAGGACATGCCCGGGTCCACCGTCGACCCGATCTCGACGTCGCTCTCGCTGGGCGCCGCGCTGTTAGCCGCCCGCCACCGGGCCAAACGCCTGCAGGACAGTCGCATCCACGGCGCGATCGCTGCGACCCGCGAGGGGTCCCTTCCTCTGGTCGAGCGCGAACGCGCCGACGACGGGGGGCGGTGA
- a CDS encoding GtrA family protein — MGVVEVVRARLQALAAADRIGQFVSVGVAGATLETVVVAVLTAGLAVQPLPAKFVGAEASITLMFLLNDRWTFAGEGGAGIVSRLRRYVKSHTVRLGGLAVAFGTLYLLTSWTDVELLLLGRDFWPTVANVIAIGAGMSLNYVAESLITWRVHDSR, encoded by the coding sequence GTGGGAGTCGTCGAGGTGGTCCGGGCGCGGCTCCAGGCGCTCGCGGCGGCGGACCGGATCGGCCAGTTCGTCTCCGTCGGCGTCGCCGGCGCCACGCTGGAGACCGTCGTCGTCGCCGTCCTCACCGCGGGACTGGCGGTCCAGCCCCTCCCGGCGAAGTTCGTCGGCGCGGAGGCCTCGATCACCCTCATGTTCCTGCTGAACGACCGCTGGACGTTCGCCGGCGAGGGCGGCGCGGGGATCGTCTCGCGGCTCCGCCGGTACGTGAAGTCCCACACGGTCCGGCTGGGCGGGCTGGCAGTCGCCTTCGGCACGCTGTACCTGCTCACGTCGTGGACGGACGTCGAACTGCTGCTGCTCGGCCGCGACTTCTGGCCGACGGTCGCGAACGTGATCGCCATCGGTGCCGGAATGTCGCTCAACTACGTCGCCGAGAGCCTGATCACCTGGCGGGTCCACGACTCGCGGTAA
- the hpt gene encoding hypoxanthine/guanine phosphoribosyltransferase codes for MDQLRQSLLDAPIIEKEGYHYFVHPISDGVPMLEPSLLREIVIKIIRKAQLEDVDKIVTPAAMGIHISTAVSLMTDIPLVVIRKREYGLDGETPLFQQTGYSENQMYINDVEEGDRVLVLDDVLSTGGTLSAICDALEDIGADLVDVVAVIKKVGGENKLEESPYTAKTLINVDVVDGEVVIVDEHGDD; via the coding sequence ATGGACCAGCTCCGGCAGTCGCTGCTTGACGCGCCGATCATCGAGAAGGAGGGCTACCACTACTTCGTCCACCCGATCAGCGACGGCGTGCCGATGCTCGAGCCGAGCCTCTTGCGGGAGATCGTCATCAAGATCATCCGCAAGGCCCAGCTCGAGGACGTCGACAAGATCGTCACGCCCGCCGCGATGGGCATCCACATCTCCACGGCGGTCTCGCTGATGACCGACATCCCGCTGGTCGTCATCCGGAAGCGCGAGTACGGCCTCGACGGCGAGACGCCGCTGTTCCAGCAGACCGGCTACTCGGAGAACCAGATGTACATCAACGATGTCGAGGAGGGCGACCGCGTGCTCGTCCTCGACGACGTCCTCTCGACCGGCGGCACGCTGTCGGCCATCTGCGACGCCCTCGAGGACATCGGCGCCGACCTGGTCGACGTCGTCGCCGTCATCAAGAAGGTCGGCGGCGAGAACAAACTGGAGGAGTCGCCGTACACCGCGAAGACGCTCATCAACGTCGACGTCGTCGACGGCGAGGTCGTCATCGTCGACGAACACGGCGACGACTGA
- a CDS encoding type IV pilin, giving the protein MLDDERGQNEATAVVVIVGTTVILSMFFGFVVFQNYTSPGEDVPYVAFDFAYDAGDDRLTITHRSGDSPPGDEVYVVRRSGGDTETRRWGDDGRIHAGDAIILAGVTPDSTVLIVWDRGSEDRSYVIGRWEC; this is encoded by the coding sequence GTGCTGGACGACGAACGCGGGCAGAACGAGGCGACGGCGGTGGTCGTCATCGTGGGGACGACGGTCATCCTCTCGATGTTCTTCGGGTTCGTCGTCTTCCAGAACTACACCAGCCCGGGCGAGGACGTGCCCTACGTCGCCTTCGACTTCGCGTACGACGCCGGCGACGACCGGCTGACGATCACCCACCGGAGTGGCGACTCGCCCCCGGGCGACGAGGTGTACGTGGTCCGCCGGAGCGGCGGCGACACCGAGACCCGCCGGTGGGGCGACGACGGACGAATCCACGCCGGCGACGCCATCATCCTCGCCGGGGTGACTCCGGATTCGACGGTGCTGATCGTCTGGGACCGCGGCTCCGAGGACCGCTCGTACGTTATCGGCCGCTGGGAGTGCTGA